The following is a genomic window from Pan paniscus chromosome 6, NHGRI_mPanPan1-v2.0_pri, whole genome shotgun sequence.
cggcgtaggactacaacacggcagaaggtagaggacggctacacctttatcgccagactctaatggcaggtctccgggcagctgctcgcaagcccactaatttggctaaagtatattctattctgcaaggaaagacagagagcccagctacctacttagaaagattaatggaagcttttagacagtacacccccatagatccagaggctccaaGAAGTCAGGCAGCTATTGTAATGTCTTTCGtaatcaggcagccccagatattaagagaaaactccagaaattagaagacttggaaggaaagcggattcaggacctccttcagatagcaCAGCaggtttacaataacagagatactccagaggaaaagcaatttaaggccactaaaaaaaaatgaccaaggtcctggcagcagtagtacagaaagagcatctacagccagagGTAACATATCTAAGGTACCTGCTTAAAGGAAGGCAGCGCTGGCTAACAGACGCCCGGAAACAAACTGTTCTGCAGATCCCCAGGCCACAATCCACCCGACAAGTGAGAGAATTCCTGAGGTTGGCAGGATTTTGCAGACTATGGATACCTAGGTTCGCAGAACTGGCTAAACCCTTGTATCAGGCAATACGGGGGCAACAGCCATTTAATTGGACAGACGAAGCCGAGttggccttccaacagattaaaaccgccctactctccgcgcctgcactaggactacctaatgttaccaagcccttccacttatacgtggatgaGAATAAAGGTGTCGCCAAGGCAGTAATAACTCAGAACTTAGGCCCCTGGCGGAGGCCAGTTGCCTgtcaaagaagttagacccagtagctgccaggtggcccccttgtctccgaatgattgcggccacggctctgatggtgcaagatgctgataaacttgtcatagggcaagaattgcgggtcgttactccacatgccatcgaaggtgtactcaaacagccacctaatcgatggatgagtaacgcccggctcacccactacaaaggactactactaaatcctctcaggataattttcctgcccccaacgaccttaaaccctgcctcgctgctgcccaacccggacctggacgccccactccatgactgcaccaagatactagctcaggtgcacggagttcgagaagacctgcaggaccgcccacttcctgacgccgacctCGTCTAGTTCACTGATGagagcagcttcatgcatcaaggccagaaGTACGCTGGagcggcagtaacttcagagactgaggtaatctgggcggaacccctgcccccggggacatcggcccaggaggccgaactgatagcgctcacccaagctcttaccttaaaggcggggaaaaagctgacagtatatacagacagccgatatgcttttgcaacggcGCATATACGTAAGGCCATTTACAAGGAACGAAGGTTACTGACGgctgaaggaaaaaagataaaaaacaagcaaaagatcctagccctgctaacagccctatggaggccagaaaaattagcctttgtacattgcccagggcatcagaaactaactactccaactgctcaaggcaactttctggcagaccaaactgcaaggaatgtggcgaaggctcccagccaactccttgcactccagctccctgacccgggcccccaggacttgccatatttccctgaatattcagaacaagatctccagtggattgacaaacttcccctgaaacaaatccagaatgggtggtggactgatactaatgaccaaaccatcctaccagaaaaattaggacaacaggtgttagaacacatccactGAACCACCCACCTGGAGGCCCGGtggatgatagacctgatcagacgctccaagctcaaaatcagacatatagctgagacaGCCAGCAAtatcgtgacaagttgcaaagtctgccagcttaacaacgcatacccccaatctcaagctgcaaCAGGAACAAGGCTCAGAGGAACCAGGCCTGGTATCTACTaggaagtagattttactgaaataaagccaggaaagtacaggtaccggtacttacttgtctttgtagatactttttcaaggtggactgaagcattcccaaccaaaaaagaaactgctcaagtcgtagcaaagaaaattctggaagatatccttcccaggtatggcttccccGTCCAGATAAGGTCAGATAATAGGCCCGCTTTCgtcgctaaggtaagtcaggaTTTGGCTTCCATCCTTAAGGCAAATTAgaaactacattgcgcttacaggccccagagttcaggacaggtagaaaggatgaatcggaccttaaaagagaccttaactaaattgactataaAGACTGGCGCTAATTAggtagtccttctcccctatgctctgttccaggcccgtaataccccttacaaactaggccttaccccttacgaaatcatgtatggcagacctccacccctagttcctagcttaaaagatgatctgcttaagtctgaaacagaaaatgtctctgaattcttattttctctacaagccttacagaaaattcaccaagaaatctggcccaagctgaaagagctatatgagaccagtcccccaccgacaccccatccgtaccagccAGGAGACTAGGTCCTGGTTAAGCAACACCGACAAAagaccctagagcccaggtggaaaggaccactccaagtactcctgaccacacccaccgccctgaaggtagaaggcattgcgtcgtggatccactacacccacgtcaagccagtggacccaacctccgaccttctagggccaatcacggcggcggctgaagcaccggacacgtggactgtggacagagctaagaacaaccccttaaaactcaccctgcgccggcagcatagctcactgcaaacatgcagttaggtagtctaactctaacattagtcgccctagtggccgctgaggaaaacataaagccagctcctaatccttttgtctggagattctggctttatgaaaaccaaacccaccctaggcaacctcataagcccaagaaattagtggccagtgcagattgcccctcctcaaagtgcaatagcccaattttactaaattttaccgatttcccagtagccaaaccagtggcaccaataatatgcttcgagtatgatcagactaaatacaattgtaagcactattagtggcaccaaagtgccggctgcccttataactattgtaacatccataaataccaatggtgaggtgaaaaagaacagatagatcccagatggccctttcatcgcagacgagatagagacctttcatatacatagatagttagagacccctggaactcccgctggaccacgcctcaacacAAGGCTAtatactactcctccgcctccacatggcctagcagtcacctctatctgtggcagggtctagtgcaggtacggcccctggtccatggaaatatccagcgacaagaaaaccgcctgacacaagatttacatcctttttcctggttaaaattattgcaagaaagATTAGAACTTGCTAACCTTACcggacttcacagcctgtctggctgctttctgtgtgccactctAAGGCATCCACCgctaaccgctgtccccctgccataaagatcctccacctctgcccaagctaacaaccaccgaaacctctcatatgcccctatccctaacgtgccactatacctaaaccccagtcaagaaaagtttccctactgtttctcaagaactaattccagcctctgcagcatCACTGCAACGCCCCCTAATATCACCTTAAAggctccgtcaggcatattcttctggtgtaatggaacattatctaaaaacctatcaagcccctctgttaccaacctactgtgtcttcctgtcacattagttccccggttaactctacttactgccggcgaGTTCCTAAAGTATACCGGTAACTAgactagtgctgttattcacccagaccctagaccgagacctgcacgagccatatttctccccctcattgcaggaatctccctcaccgcatccttcatggcggccggactggctgggggagccctaggtcacaccctcatagaaagtaacaagctgtaccaacaatttgccgttgctatagaggagtcagctgagtcccttgcctccctccagcggcagctcacgtccctagcacaggtaaccttgcagaaccggagggccttagacctactcactgctgaaaaaggaagtacgtgtatgtttctaaaagaagactgttgtttctacataaatgaatcagggcTTGTGGAAGACCAGgtccaacagttacgcaagttaagcacagaagtaagaacacggcagtttgcttcagctgcagaccaatggtggaactcatctatgttttctctgttagcccccttccttggacccctgctgagtctactatttctgcttaccgtaggaccttgtgttgttaacagaattttgcggttcgttaAAGAAAAGTTTGACACTGTACAACTCATagtcctcagagcccaataccaacctataaacgctgaaacagaatcagacttataagacccaagattggctctaaaaatacctgaaaagaaagggggggaatgaaaagagccaggcacattcctcagccccgggctcaaaacaaacaagcccagtacaaacacatcccatcctcccatcccaccacatatcgccatatatctctcaaacttcctgagcccagtacaaacaccaccaggaaagtctccgataaggagacagccgttcaaagttttactgaaagagcaagaaccaaaagaattcctttgttcccctgtaactttcaggctataaaaagcaaacactcgcattgttcagggccctcttgtatgctgtggaatggaaggaccaggttcgaacttgtagtaaagatccttgccgcttggctttgactctggactctagTAGTCTTCTTTAAGGAACTAACGGTCTAGGCATAacagactccgtcaaaaaaaaaaaaaaaaagataggggtCCGGTatcattcttctacatgttgGCTATCCAAGTTTTCcttcaccatttattgaataggatgtcctttccccatgTATATTTTTGTTAACTTCGTCAAAGACCAGTTGATTGTAGGTAAGTGGCTTTACTTATGGATTagctattctgttccattgatctatgtgtctgtttttgtaccagtaccatgctactTTGTTTcctgtagccttttagtataatttgaagtcacataatgtgatgcctccagctttgttctttttgcttaggattgctttgattattcaggctcttttttggttccctaggaattttaggattgttgtttctaattctgtgaaaaatgacattggtaatttgataggaattgtgctgaatctgtagattgctttgaacagtatggccattttaatgatattgattcttcaaatccatgagcataggatgttttttcatttgtttgtgtcatctgccatttctttcatcagtgttttataattctccttatagagatctttcacatctttggttaaatgtattcctaggtaattttgtgtggctattgtaaatgagattgccgtttgtaaatgggaatgctattgtaaatgggatttgcCTTggtttggttctcagcttgaacgTTAAAAGTATATTGAAATATTACTGActcttttatattaatttttttcttatttttgaatatatgtatgtgtgtatatatatgtgtgtgtgtatatatacgtttatgtgtgtgtgtatgtgtatatatatgtgtatttttttaagcagagacagggtgtcatcatgttacccaagctggtcttgaactctcaggctcaagctatcctcccacctcagcctcccaaaatgctgggattataggcatgagccactgtacacTAATTCGTATCTTGAAActtttactgaagtcatttatcaaatctttggggttttctaggtataagatcatgtcatcagcaaacagagatcATTTGACTTACTGTTTTCCAGtgtgaatatcctttatttctttctcttgcctgattgctgtggccaggacttctggtactatgttgaatagtagtggtgagagtgtgcatccttgtcttgttctagttcttaggggaatgctttcaacttttccccattcgatatgatgttggctgtgggtttgtcatatatggcttttattattttgaggtatattcctttgaTGCctggtttgttgagggttttttggttttgtttttgttttttaagacagggtcttactctgtcgcccaggcttcagtgcagtggtgtgatcttggctcactgcaacctctgcctcccaggctgaagcgatcctcccacctcagcctcccaagtagttgggactacaggcacaagccaccacacccagctaatttttgtattttttgtagagacagggcctcatcatgttgccctagctggtctcaaactcttggcctcacgtgatctgcctgcctcggcctcccaaagtgctgggattacaggcatgagccaccgtgcctggctccacTGCGCCCCAGCTTCTACCCGTGGGTTCTGTGGCAGGTTCCAGCACTCTTCCCTCAGCCTTCCCCTCCAGCCACGGTCATTCTCACCTGTAACCTTGGTTCTTTCTGCAGACAACTGGCTCTGCCATCTCTAGTTGCCCATCTTGGGGAAAAACCCGTCTGCTTCTCCTGACTGTGGGGCTTCTTCCAAGCTTATGCTTAGGGAATGAAGAACCTATTtcttaaagtgtttttaaatcaCTCCTGAAAGGTCTGACTGTTAATGAAGGAGTTTTGAAATGTTAGATTCCTGCCATGCTTGGAATGGCTGCCTTATCTCACAGGACCATTTCACTGGAACTgcagttttctcttttaaaaaattgctcctcagaatggcttctttctttatttccatcactcacattttaaaatagatttctcAGGTCAACCTTTGTGAACAGAAAAAGATATATTCCTTCATGATTATTAGCAAATAATAATACAATCTTACTCTGTTGTTGAAACATgtgtttttccatctttctaaagaaaaCAGTCACTGTTTCTTGAGGCAGAGAGCATGTGTTCTCTGTTCTGGAAAAGGTAAGAAAAGGACTGAGGCTGAATTTGTTGTTATTGACACATGTACACCTCTGCCTTTTGTAATGTGTGAATCTGAGAAATTCTAAAAGTGCTTTTTGATTCAAGAATGCCACACCTTACTGTGCTCTGTCTGTGTGAAGAATAGTTTGTATGTCTCCTTACAGACTCTGTAAGCCCCTAGGTGGCTGAGACTGCTGGATTTCTTCTGCTGACCCTGGTGCATCTCATTACAGGTCTTCAACCTAAAATTCTATCTTACAAGATCCTTGCCAGGATGCAGATTTGAATACCATAGTGAAGTCTGTACATGAAGAAATGATGcttttagggaggaaaaaaaaaggtaataacaACCTTCAAGAGCCCCTACATCTCAACTCGGCATAAACAAGGCAAGATTCTGAGAGTGGCCGCCCCTGGAAGCAGAAATTATTCTTGTGGCTAtccattggctcctgaggctctAATCAGAGATGGGGCACCTTTAGTACCAGGGGAGTGGCTGTTGCCCATAAGGTACTGGACATCAACTTTCAAGAGCAGCCCCAGCTCCTGAAGCTGCTGGTCCTGGTGCATCTCCTGACTTTCATGTAGAAGATAGCAGAGCTTTGGCAACATTACAACATAAGAACTGCAGAGAGGTGTAATCCCAGTGGAAGACTGAATCGAGAGACTCAAAAAGGAAGGTAAACACTTGGAAAAATGAGAATAGTGACATCTCCTTTGCATATTAGAAGGATCACCTTaggggagaggagaggcagaTCTCTGGAGTATTCACTTTGGGGTGAATTCATTCCTTGTGGGGATAAAGAGTAAGAATGGACCCTCACCCATGTGCTCTCCATCGCCTCATCCCAGTAGTTCTCATCTACACTTAAAGTCACTTGGAGACTTTACAATTTAAAATGCTGTTGCTCAGACCCACCCCAGATCAATTAAATCCAAATCTCTGAGTGTAGGGGCTGAACACTGGCTTCTTTTTAAATTGCCATCAGTATTTAGCCAGGGCTGAAAGCCCCTGAGCTCCCCTATGCCGCAACAAGGGGAGTTGCACCCCTGAAGACAGACAGTTCTGCATTGAATTCCCGAACGTCATAGAGGAGTAGAGACGTCACAACCTTTAGGCTTATGTCTTAGAGGGCTTCTCAGTACTGTCTGCCATACCTACACAAAGCAGAATCTCCAGGATTTAAATTTAGCCTTCGTGTCATATATTAACAAGATGCTTCTCTTTTTCCTAGTTATGCCTTCTCAGAATGCTGTTTTTTTCTCAGGAGGGGAACAtggaggagaaagaaatgaatgatGGCTCACAGATGGTGAGATCTCAGGTAAGTTCAGTTTTCCTCTCCTCTGAAATGCCAGTGTTCTCAGAATGTGGGcacttttactttttcatttctcaGAAGTGCTGAGTCACAAAAATCCAGAGCCCAGGAGATTCATGTGACAGATGATGTACTCTCCACAGCATGTTTTCCATTCACCTATATAGCTCTTTCTAGCTCTTCCCTCCTTCCAGCACTTTCACCAGACTCAATTTCGTGGATTCCTGCCTGTGCTAGACGctgtgaagaaaacaaaacaatggacTGTCTTTTAATCGTCCTTAAATAGctcattaaaatttaaacaatgcTTGCATTCTCTGTGTAAACACAGTGACTGATGCCCAGGCCGCTAGGACTGCTTGGAGCTAATGGGATTAATAAGAATGCCTGAGGGTAACATCTATCACAAATTAATGTTTCCCAAGCATCTGTTGTATCTCTTCCAAAACCTGTTTAAATCtgttttgattccttttttttttttttttttttgagacaaagtctcgctctgttgcccaggctggagtgcagtggcacgatctcggttcactgcaacctccgcctcctgggttcaagtgattctcctgcctcagcctcccgagtagctgagactacaggtgcccaccaccacgcccggccaattttttgtatttttagtagagatgagctttcactgaattagccaggatggtctcaatcttctgtcctcgtgatgcacccacctcagcctcccaaagtgctgggattacaggtgtgagccaccacgcccggcctaagtCTGTTATGATTCTATAATCTGATTCGGTATTATGTAAACTGGTGAGTATGAATGCATCAAGAGTTGTTTCTATGAAAACTAGTCGAATGCTTTGGAAGGAGTTGATAAAtgctgtcactttttaaaaattgctatcaAATTAGGTGTTAGCAATACTACCTCACTgaagaaaaatcataaaactcTCAGGATTCCTCCACAAATATTTGCCACGTGTCAGTTGCTTGTGTAACTGACTTGTGAAACTGCTTCATGAAACAGAAACTGTTGCATTATAGGTATGAGCACCCATTCTTTAAAATCACTCATAGAAAAGGCTTAGCTGGCtgagtgcaggggctcatgcctgtaatcccagcactttgggaggctgaggcgggcagatcacaaggtcaggagttccaagaccagcttgactaatatggtgaaaccctgtctctactaaaaatacaaaaattagccaggcg
Proteins encoded in this region:
- the LOC129398425 gene encoding uncharacterized protein LOC129398425, giving the protein METDSPTLLIGRDEGTGPRPVPLGPLGPENSGKARGRGPRGPHSPDEKQTRESWWESGAPAMRVAMKEAGSERRQRMRIGDLRPASCAAIAGRLSSEQAWGAGGWTGPRSPVTGRHWLRLRGPRHLLPPGSTAAAAAASGGGACGAPFVCGGQHTWPKEAGLSDSHSPLVFLFESGAWHQHELPVLSSPTRCFGYGFPVQIRSDNRPAFVAKVLVKQHRQKTLEPRWKGPLQVLLTTPTALKVEGIASWIHYTHVKPVDPTSDLLGPITAAAEAPDTWTVDRAKNNPLKLTLRRQHSSLQTCRISLTASFMAAGLAGGALGHTLIESNKLYQQFAVAIEESAESLASLQRQLTSLAQVTLQNRRALDLLTAEKGSTCMFLKEDCCFYINESGLVEDQVQQLRKLSTEVRTRQFASAADQWWNSSMFSLLAPFLGPLLSLLFLLTVGPCVVNRILRFVKEKFDTVQLIVLRAQYQPINAETESDL